Within Serratia odorifera, the genomic segment TGGCCAGGTTAATCTGATGACCGCCGGCCATGGCATTGCCCATACCGAACAGACCACCGGTCACCCTCGCCAATTGCACGCTGCGCAGTTATGGATTGCTTTACCGGCAGAACATGCGCAAATGGCTCCGCGTTTTGACCATTACCCCGATCTGCCGCGTTGGAAAAAGGGCGCGGTAACCCAGACATTACTCATTGGCCAATTTGAGCAATATCGTTCGCCGGTATTTACCGTCTCACCGCTTATCGCACTGGACTTACAATGGGACGCCGACGGTCATTTGGAATTACCATTACGCAGCGATTTTGAAATAGGTCTTTTGCCCCTTATTGGTGCATTTGAGGTTAATGATGAAAAAATTTCATCGGGTGAATTTGCCTATTTGGGAATGAATCTTAACAAGCTGCGCTTAACGGCGGAAAAGGGCAGTAAGGCGTTATTGATTGGCGGCGAGCCGATTAAACAACCGATAACCATCTGGTGGAATTTTGTTGCTCATAGCAAGCAGGAGATCGCGGCGGCACAGCGAGATTGGCAACAAGGAAACGCGCGTTTTCCGCAGGTCAAAGGCTATGCCGGGCCGCGGATGACCGCGCCAGACCTGCCCTGGCGGGTAGATTGATACCTGAAGGCTATATCATTTGTCCTTTTTTATAAAAATTGCTCTATCAAGGTTTAATTAATGTGATCAAAATTCCATGTTTTTGATCGAATATAGCTTCAATAAAAAAAAGTGATCCACAGCAAATTATTAATGACGGGTAAAAGTTAATATCTTTCCTATAGGAATACTGCAACTCCCGTTAGTAAGAAGCAAGAGAGGTCATCATGAGCCAAATACTCTATCGTGCAAGATTATCCCATGTTGTTATTGCAACGGCGGCGTTTTGGGTCTCAATAGCAGCCCTGTTGTTCGTTGCTTTCATCTAACCTTAAACCTAGGCCACTCTAAAAAACCCGCATCGCGGGTTTTTTTATACCGCGTAATTGGCCAATGTCGGTTACGGTATATACTTAATTACCTTTCATTGCTATTAGCCACATAAAAAATAATGGTAATTATCGCTGATATCTTGCTGCTCGCCGTCGCTGCGCTGCATATTTATATTCTGCTGCTGGAAATGTTCCTCTGGCAGCATCCTGTCGGTATGCGCGCGTTTGGTACTACGCGGGAATTTGCCAGCGCAACGCGTACGCTGGCGGCCAACCAGGGGCTGT encodes:
- a CDS encoding pirin family protein, with amino-acid sequence MHDPDSFDSSSSACSGRHSMQRIAVRHADVGGIAIQRALPTRERRTVGAWCFLDHAGPAVFNGSSEGMDVGPHPHIGLQTFTWMIEGEVLHRDSLGSEQIIRPGQVNLMTAGHGIAHTEQTTGHPRQLHAAQLWIALPAEHAQMAPRFDHYPDLPRWKKGAVTQTLLIGQFEQYRSPVFTVSPLIALDLQWDADGHLELPLRSDFEIGLLPLIGAFEVNDEKISSGEFAYLGMNLNKLRLTAEKGSKALLIGGEPIKQPITIWWNFVAHSKQEIAAAQRDWQQGNARFPQVKGYAGPRMTAPDLPWRVD